In Uranotaenia lowii strain MFRU-FL chromosome 2, ASM2978415v1, whole genome shotgun sequence, one genomic interval encodes:
- the LOC129749055 gene encoding chymotrypsin-2-like → MLKFGALLMICLAVAKASPVLLGQDAEPESRMAGGQDAPEGDFPYQVSLRLGGIHYCGGAILNQRWIITAASCASGVAPSALEIVAGTYSLSNGGTSHTADRIVIHPNFEIESLTNDVAVVRVRQPFIISSSVLALQMGRDRMSISYGAIVSGWGRAGMDSPAISDRLQYHATNIITNTECQARMESPYYERINDSVMCTSNPEGVGICLGNAGGPLVFGGELVGVVSWSIPCGLGLPDVYSRISVHRGWALVHTMLP, encoded by the exons ATGCTGAAGTTTGGAGCTTTGTTGATGATCTGCTTGGCCGTAGCCAAGGCCAGTC CTGTGCTGTTAGGACAGGATGCCGAGCCGGAAAGCCGAATGGCCGGTGGACAAGACGCACCAGAGGGTGATTTCCCTTATCAGGTATCTCTTCGACTAGGAGGCATTCACTATTGCGGTGGTGCAATCCTGAACCAACGATGGATCATAACGGCTGCTTCTTGTGCTTCCGGAGTAGCGCCAAGTGCCCTCGAGATCGTTGCTGGAACTTACAGTTTGAGCAATGGTGGAACTAGTCATACTGCTGATCGAATTGTGATCCATCCTAACTTCGAGATCGAAAGTTTGACCAACGACGTTGCAGTAGTCCGAGTTCGGCAACCATTTATCATATCCAGTTCCGTTCTTGCCCTCCAGATGGGTAGAGACCGCATGAGCATCAGCTATGGAGCGATCGTTTCCGGCTGGGGTAGAGCTggg atGGATTCTCCTGCAATCTCCGATCGGTTGCAGTATCACGCAACCAACATCATCACCAACACCGAATGCCAGGCACGTATGGAGTCTCCTTACTACGAGCGTATCAACGATTCCGTCATGTGTACCTCGAATCCGGAAGGCGTGGGTATTTGTTTGGGCAATGCTGGAGGACCTCTTGTGTTCGGTGGCGAACTTGTTGGCGTTGTGTCTTGGAGCATTCCCTGCGGACTGGGGCTTCCGGATGTTTACTCTCGTATCTCGGTTCACCGAGGATGGGCTTTGGTCCACACCATGTTACCTTAA
- the LOC129743270 gene encoding trypsin zeta-like translates to MVRHILLLAFLVGTTLAVPTPDRRIVGGIPVEHGEAPWVVSMRSSLNIHFCGGILLNSRFVLTASTCMSGRLASTTMAVLGSRFLNTAAAAYYGVQTIHHPSFNANTLQHNVALFQTIQNVIFTNIVQPIHFSTDAVQPGSRARMFGWGHTEFGGSNSNALQFVVLNVIDNDVCRANLGGDAIRVGDSSLCTMNREGQGICTNDLGGPLVFEDQLIGIAAWKVPCATGRPEVFVRAQSIKDWVHSIILTMLRYLVIFSLCCATFADEDQSIRIVGGREASPEQFPFMASLRTLKNVHRCGAAIISDRWLLTAAHCTLGIPHHQLRAVVGTIDLTRGGVSYNFKQFIEHPDYNEGLLENDISILETAYPIMMSSLVRPVKMATTLTAPDQSAITCGWGQTASNSKVSNKLQFVEAFTISNEECWLRHSSQIRHRIHSSNVCAYVQKGQGTCMGDSGGPMIVNGVLTGLVSWGVPCAMGVPDVYTQVASHRSWVLRTTGIQV, encoded by the exons ATGGTGCGCCATATTTTATTACTCGCGTTTTTGGTGGGCACGACCCTAGCTGTCC CAACACCCGACAGAAGGATTGTCGGTGGAATTCCGGTGGAACATGGCGAGGCTCCGTGGGTGGTTTCAATGCGTTCATCGTTGAACATCCACTTCTGCGGTGGAATTCTGCTTAATTCTCGCTTCGTTCTGACGGCCTCAACCTGTATGAGTGGCCGTTTGGCTAGCACAACGATGGCTGTTCTGGGATCACGTTTCCTGAATACGGCTGCCGCCGCTTACTACGGAGTTCAAACCATCCATCATCCGTCCTTCAACGCCAATACGCTACAGCATAACGTGGCTTTGTTCCAGACCATCCAGAACGTCATCTTCACCAACATCGTTCAACCAATCCACTTCTCCACGGACGCTGTCCAGCCTGGTTCCCGTGCTAGAATGTTCGGATGGGGTCACACTGAATTCGGAGGCAGCAACTCCAACGCCTTGCAGTTCGTAGTGTTGAACGTGATCGACAATGATGTCTGCCGTGCTAACCTGGGAGGAGATGCGATCCGAGTTGGAGACAGCTCGTTGTGTACTATGAATCGTGAGGGTCAGGGAATTTGCACG aacgaTCTTGGAGGACCACTGGTATTTGAAGACCAGCTGATCGGTATTGCCGCTTGGAAGGTTCCATGTGCCACCGGACGTCCGGAAGTTTTCGTCCGAGCACAGTCCATCAAGGATTGGGTTCACAGCATTATTC TAACGATGCTACGATATCTAGTCATTTTCAGTTTGTGCTGTGCGACCTTCGCAGATG AAGACCAATCAATTCGCATCGTCGGTGGTCGGGAGGCTTCTCCCGAACAGTTTCCATTCATGGCTTCTCTTAGAACTCTCAAGAACGTTCACCGATGTGGAGCGGCCATCATCAGCGATCGTTGGCTTCTGACGGCAGCTCATTGCACTCTCGGAATTCCTCATCATCAGCTACGGGCAGTCGTTGGAACCATTGATCTTACCAGGGGAGGTGTTTCCTACAACTTCAAACAGTTTATCGAACATCCGGATTACAATGAAGGATTGCTAGAAAATGACATTTCGATATTGGAAACTGCATATCCAATTATGATGAGCAGCTTAGTAAGACCAGTAAAAATGGCAACGACTTTGACAGCTCCAGACCAGTCTGCCATCACCTGTGGTTGGGGACAAACGGCTTCGAACTCGAAAGTCTCCAACAAGCTGCAATTTGTTGAAGCTTTCACAATTAGCAACGAAGAATGTTGGCTGAGGCATAGCTCGCAGATTCGGCACCGGATTCATAGCAGCAATGTGTGTGCTTACGTTCAGAAGGGTCAGGGAACTTGTATGGGTGATTCTGGTGGACCGATGATTGTGAATGGTGTGCTGACCGGACTAGTTTCTTGGGGTGTTCCTTGTGCCATGGGAGTACCGGATGTTTACACCCAGGTCGCAAGCCATCGCTCATGGGTTCTGAGAACAACCGGGATTCAAGTATAA